The Agromyces mariniharenae sequence CGACGCCGACACGATCATCCGCACGCTGCTCGTGAAGGACAAGGCGCCCGACGTGATCACGCTGAACGCCAACGGCAACTTCGGCCGGCTCGCGCAGGCCGGCGTGTTCTACGACTTCTCCGACGAGCCGGTGCTGCAGACCATCAACCCCGCCGTGCAGGAGATCCTGGCGGACCTCGGCAACGCCGAGGGCGAGGTCAACGGCCTCGGCTACGTGAACAACGCCAACGGCGTCATCTACAACCGCGAGATCTTCGAGGAGCAGGGCCTCGAGGTGCCCGAGACCTGGGACGAGTTCATCGCCGTGTGCGACGCGCTCCGGGACGCGGGCATCGTGCCCTTCTACGGCACGCTCGCCGACTCGTGGACGGGGCTCCCCTCGTTCAACGCGCTCGGCGCCTACCCCGCGCAGGGCGACTTCTTCGAGCAGATGCGCGAGGAGGGCGAGGACGTCGGCCCCGACTCGGAGGTGTCGTTCCAGCAGGACTTCGCCGAGGCCATGGACCAGCAGTACGAGCTGTTCTCGTACACGCAGGAGGGCTACCGCGGCAAGACCTACGACGACGGCAACGCCGCGTTCGCGAACGGCGAGGTCGCCATGCTCATGCAGGGCATCTGGGCGATCAACCCGGTGAAGGAGATCAACCCCGACATCGACGCCGCGATCTTCCCCTACCCCGCGACCGACGATCCCGACGACCGGCTGCTCGTCTCGGGCGTCGACGTGGTCGTGACCATGGGCGAGAACACGCCGCACCGCGAGGAGGCCCTGCGCTTCATCGACTACCTGTTCGAGCAGGACGTGATCGAGCAGTTCGCCGCATCCCAGAACATGGTGCCCTCGGTCGAGGGCGCGCAGCTCAGCGACGACCCGGCCATCCAGTCGGTCGCGCCCTGGTTCGACGAGGGCCGCATCACCGGCTTCATCGACCACCAGATCCCGCCGAGCATCCCGCTCGCCGCGATCGACCAGGAGTTCCTCTTCACCGGCGACGCGGATGCCGCGCTCGCCACCCTCGACCGCGAGTGGGCCAAGGTCGCCGCTCGCACGATCCCCGTGACGGGAGAATGACATGACCACGCTGACCCAGGCGGTGCGCAGCTCGTCCACCGCCGGCGAGAAGCCCGCCCGCGCCAAGCGCGTCAGGCTCGAGAGCCGCCGCGCCCTGCCCGCCTTC is a genomic window containing:
- a CDS encoding ABC transporter substrate-binding protein → MTDQPIRPAREHRRRARRRRTLAVAASAALGALLLAGCSAPGDGRVQLDFFQFKGEALEDFEQVIADFEAENPDIDVVQNQVADADTIIRTLLVKDKAPDVITLNANGNFGRLAQAGVFYDFSDEPVLQTINPAVQEILADLGNAEGEVNGLGYVNNANGVIYNREIFEEQGLEVPETWDEFIAVCDALRDAGIVPFYGTLADSWTGLPSFNALGAYPAQGDFFEQMREEGEDVGPDSEVSFQQDFAEAMDQQYELFSYTQEGYRGKTYDDGNAAFANGEVAMLMQGIWAINPVKEINPDIDAAIFPYPATDDPDDRLLVSGVDVVVTMGENTPHREEALRFIDYLFEQDVIEQFAASQNMVPSVEGAQLSDDPAIQSVAPWFDEGRITGFIDHQIPPSIPLAAIDQEFLFTGDADAALATLDREWAKVAARTIPVTGE